A DNA window from Aspergillus nidulans FGSC A4 chromosome V contains the following coding sequences:
- a CDS encoding uncharacterized protein (transcript_id=CADANIAT00003353) translates to MSPRPPSIDYGQSQGRTKEENQERRKDRSLDARIESANRASMLHKKRTGRALLINREVVENESMYEEIDDTYRAKMLQYMRVHNAQLNHDFDNTLLAGLPTTSQGLQMPSSLHTGPSYSLGQSSHSILQMPSASHSPLPSPSHSSHGSTSQSPQIPSASQNPRVQNRPISSRRNSHQRASSVAPTGPIHGARKLTIDLSQLRNNLPGPSTEPRRASSNGFPTPGANFSPTYLSPGQAHSQAQVPSYLAAEPSSAIRPQLQQQQQRQQQQQQQQQQQLLQTWQSLFPRHSISDSTSLGGLPAIGEVPGQYRDRIASAPTFPIQDPVHIQAQAQTRAQAAATAAPLQNATPAPGPVAAHGTSQHHRVRSEPGPAPIAVSTTIPSSSSSVSLHTGFYPTSASSLSDPSSSAELLPTPRSMSPHTPAPSQASHPRMSFGAGIGELNMNEAEPFKHTLFELQGFDPDLQLGLEMSGQGPESADQDFLDFSQFASTLDQNHHQAMFPSHWQMPVGSGDMPADSGFSGGLDMKEYITNFLYVKL, encoded by the exons ATGTCTCCCAGACCACCAAGTATCGATTacggccagagccagggcCGAACGAAGGAGGAGAACCAAGAACG GCGGAAAGATCGCAGCTTAGATGCTCGGATCGAGTCTGCGAATCGAGCGTCGATGCTGCACAAGAAGCGCACCGGCAGGGCCCTGTTGATCAACCGCGAGGTGGTTGAGAATGAGTCTATGTACGAGGAGATCGACGACACTTACCGTGCCAAGATGCTCCAGTATATGCGCGTCCATAATGCGCAGTTGAACCACGACTTTGATAATACGCTTCTCGCCGGGCTGCCTACAACGTCGCAGGGACTGCAGATGCCGAGTTCTTTGCATACGGGGCCTTCTTACAGTCTGGGGCAGTCTTCACACTCGATTCTGCAGATGCCCAGTGCTTCTCACAGTCCGCTGCCCAGCCCTTCACATTCATCCCACGGGTCGACTTCGCAAAGCCCGCAAATCCCCAGCGCTTCACAAAATCCGCGCGTACAGAACCGGCCTATCTCCAGCCGTCGAAACAGCCACCAGCGCGCATCCAGCGTCGCGCCCACTGGGCCGATCCATGGCGCCCGCAAGCTGACCATCGACCTGTCCCAGCTGCGCAATAACCTTCCCGGACCAAGCACCGAACCGAGAAGGGCGAGCTCCAACGGGTTCCCGACCCCGGGAGCGAACTTCTCGCCGACCTACTTGAGTCCTGGCCAGGCCCACTCTCAAGCCCAGGTGCCATCCTACCTTGCAGCAGAACCCAGCTCCGCTATTCGCCCAcagttgcagcagcaacaacagcggcaacaacagcaacagcaacagcagcagcagcagttgctgCAGACCTGGCAAAGTCTCTTCCCCCGCCATTCCATATCTGATTCAACATCCCTTGGTGGCCTACCTGCCATAGGAGAGGTGCCAGGCCAATATCGCGATCGCATTGCGTCCGCTCCCACTTTTCCCATCCAAGACCCGGTTCATatccaagctcaagcccaGACTCGGGCTCAGGCGGctgccactgcagctccaCTTCAGAATGCCACCCCAGCACCAGGCCCCGTCGCTGCCCATGGGACGAGCCAGCATCACCGAGTCCGGTCGGAACCAGGACCCGCCCCCATTGCTGTCTCCACCACAattccatcctcttcgtcctcagtCTCTCTTCATACAGGGTTCTATCCAACCAGTGCTTCGTCACTGTCCGACCCCAGCTCCTctgctgagcttctgcctACACCGCGAAGCATGTCGCCACACACTCCTGCCCCTTCCCAAGCTTCTCACCCGCGCATGAGCTTTGGAGCGGGCATCGGCGAACTCAACATGAATGAAGCGGAACCATTCAAGCACACTCTGTTCGAACTACAGGGTTTTGATCCAGATCTCCAGCTTGGTCTAGAGATGTCGGGACAAGGGCCTGAAAGCGCGGACCAGGATTTCCTTGATTTTAGCCAGTTTGCCTCTACGCTTGACCAGAACCATCATCAGGCTATGTTTCCGTCCCATTGGCAGATGCCCGTTGGCTCTGGCGATATGCCGGCAGATTCTGGCTTTTCTGGCGGCTTGGATATGAAAGAGTACATCACTAACTT CCTTTATGTTAAACTGTAG